The Nocardioides campestrisoli genome includes a window with the following:
- a CDS encoding aldehyde dehydrogenase family protein has translation MSAAQMLVGGTWRSGSAELEVRDPYSGAVVGCAADGDPRDMVEAVQLAAANRWTLRPHQRRAILEGAADGLLADSEGFATSIRLESGMAHTAALREVDQAAALLRTTAAEMSGLRGGSMVTDVVPGAPPRHAMTLLEPVGVVLAVTPFNRPLNQVVVKLAPAIATNNSVVLKPSEKAPLTAIKFVELLLEVGLPAAMVSVVTGSPAPLVEAALGTGLVDMVTFTGSSAVGRSIAARAPMCRLAMELGDVGALVVLEDADLPAAAAAAAKGSFDSAGQSCRGVKRILVARPVAAQFTELLVERAGLIRVGDPADPATDMGTLISDAAARTVEDRVREAMDAGARLLLGGRRSGAQYWPTVLDRVPAESSLVAEETFGPVAPVLEVAGAEDAVAMVNAGPFGLQTGVFSRDHQTLMRMAEDLRVGTVVLNDGPQFSSPAIPFGGVKHSGLGREGARWAMEAMCVTKTVVL, from the coding sequence GTGGCGCAGCGGGTCGGCCGAGCTCGAGGTCCGCGACCCGTACTCCGGGGCCGTCGTCGGCTGTGCTGCCGACGGAGACCCGCGCGACATGGTGGAGGCGGTGCAACTGGCCGCGGCGAACCGCTGGACCCTGCGCCCCCACCAGCGCCGGGCGATCCTCGAGGGCGCGGCCGACGGGCTGCTGGCGGACTCTGAGGGGTTCGCGACATCGATCCGGCTGGAGTCGGGGATGGCGCACACCGCGGCCCTGCGCGAGGTGGACCAGGCGGCCGCCCTCCTGCGCACCACCGCGGCGGAGATGTCCGGACTGCGGGGCGGGTCCATGGTCACGGACGTCGTGCCCGGGGCGCCGCCCCGGCACGCGATGACGCTGCTCGAGCCGGTAGGCGTCGTCCTCGCCGTCACGCCCTTCAACCGGCCGCTCAACCAGGTAGTGGTGAAGCTGGCCCCGGCCATCGCGACCAACAACAGCGTGGTCCTGAAGCCTTCGGAGAAGGCGCCGCTGACCGCCATCAAGTTCGTGGAGCTGCTGCTTGAGGTCGGTCTGCCCGCCGCAATGGTCTCCGTGGTCACCGGCAGCCCCGCGCCCCTGGTCGAGGCGGCGCTCGGGACCGGGCTCGTCGACATGGTGACCTTCACGGGGAGCTCGGCGGTGGGTCGGAGCATTGCCGCTCGCGCTCCCATGTGTCGGCTCGCCATGGAGCTGGGGGATGTCGGGGCCTTGGTCGTGCTGGAGGACGCCGATCTTCCGGCCGCCGCGGCCGCAGCCGCCAAGGGCTCCTTCGACAGCGCCGGACAGTCGTGCCGCGGCGTCAAGCGGATCCTCGTGGCGCGCCCGGTCGCGGCTCAGTTCACCGAGCTGCTCGTCGAGCGTGCCGGCCTCATCCGCGTGGGAGACCCCGCGGACCCCGCGACCGACATGGGCACCTTGATCAGCGACGCCGCCGCGCGCACCGTAGAGGACCGTGTCCGCGAGGCGATGGACGCCGGGGCGCGGCTGCTGCTCGGCGGGCGTCGCTCGGGCGCCCAGTACTGGCCCACCGTCCTGGACCGGGTGCCTGCCGAATCGTCCCTGGTGGCCGAGGAGACGTTCGGTCCCGTCGCGCCGGTGCTCGAGGTCGCGGGGGCAGAGGACGCGGTCGCAATGGTCAACGCGGGTCCGTTCGGTCTCCAGACCGGCGTGTTCTCGCGGGACCACCAGACCCTCATGCGGATGGCGGAGGACCTGCGGGTGGGGACGGTGGTCCTCAACGACGGGCCGCAGTTCAGCTCGCCGGCAATCCCGTTCGGCGGGGTGAAGCACAGCGGCCTGGGTCGAGAGGGAGCCCGATGGGCGATGGAGGCCATGTGCGTGACAAAGACGGTCGTGCTGTGA
- a CDS encoding C-terminal binding protein produces the protein MVYTDPAWALDPALGGPDPARADLEREVLGTGVQIDLGMWHGDAFVTEGPEFLDWVDGADALVVYRAQVTEELCDALSGSCRVIARQGVGIDNLNVPLLRERDMTSFHLPDYCVDEVSTHSLALLLALERQVCDQDRLIKAGGWGIFSSAVPRRLADCTVGIVGFGRIGRATARRLQAFYGRIVAYDPYVPADLMSGYHVGAVDTLYDLFRSSDAVVLHAELTDETRSLVDDEALAAARPGTVLVNAARGPLVDSAAVERALVAGRLAGYASDVFTPEDPNVDEVNRRLVARPDVVVSSHRAFLSGASERSQRTRVAQEIARVFAGGLPRHGRLS, from the coding sequence GTGGTCTACACGGACCCGGCGTGGGCGCTGGACCCGGCCCTCGGTGGGCCCGACCCTGCCCGCGCGGACCTCGAACGCGAGGTCCTCGGCACGGGCGTGCAGATCGACCTGGGGATGTGGCACGGCGACGCCTTCGTGACCGAGGGCCCGGAGTTCCTCGACTGGGTCGATGGCGCCGACGCGCTGGTGGTCTACCGGGCCCAGGTGACCGAGGAGCTGTGTGACGCGCTATCCGGCAGCTGCCGGGTCATCGCTCGCCAGGGCGTCGGCATCGACAACCTCAACGTGCCGCTGCTACGCGAACGCGATATGACGTCGTTCCACCTGCCCGACTACTGCGTGGACGAGGTGAGCACCCACTCGCTCGCCCTGCTGCTCGCCTTGGAGCGACAGGTGTGCGACCAGGACCGCCTGATCAAGGCCGGCGGCTGGGGCATCTTCAGCAGTGCCGTCCCGCGCCGGCTCGCAGACTGCACCGTGGGGATCGTCGGCTTCGGTCGCATCGGTCGTGCCACGGCCCGTCGCCTCCAGGCCTTCTACGGGAGAATCGTCGCCTACGACCCGTACGTCCCGGCCGACCTCATGAGCGGATACCACGTGGGCGCAGTCGACACCCTTTACGACCTCTTCCGGTCCAGCGATGCCGTCGTGCTGCACGCCGAGCTCACCGACGAGACCCGGTCGCTGGTCGACGACGAGGCCCTCGCGGCCGCCCGGCCGGGCACGGTGCTGGTCAACGCCGCTCGCGGTCCGCTCGTCGACTCAGCCGCGGTCGAGCGGGCCCTGGTGGCAGGGCGCCTAGCCGGCTACGCCTCGGATGTGTTCACCCCGGAGGACCCGAACGTAGACGAGGTCAACCGACGACTCGTGGCACGGCCCGACGTGGTCGTCTCCTCCCACCGTGCCTTCCTGTCCGGCGCCTCCGAGCGCAGCCAGCGCACGCGGGTCGCCCAGGAGATCGCCCGTGTGTTCGCCGGTGGGCTGCCTCGACACGG